In Malus sylvestris chromosome 15, drMalSylv7.2, whole genome shotgun sequence, a single genomic region encodes these proteins:
- the LOC126604175 gene encoding pentatricopeptide repeat-containing protein At2g01390: MRSFYNLHGFLKRLAACTAVHDHQCPKFSTKSIHFLKPHKPNNRIPRKNTKNHPKSTSKQQPLDPKTYMRETITNIYKILKYSTWDSAKEQLQNLSIRWDSYTVSQVLKTHPPMEKSWLFFNWVAGFKGFKHDQFTYTTMLDIFGEARRVSSMTHVFKQMQEKGIKIDAVTYTSLMHWLSNAGDVDGAVQTWEEMRAQGCAPTVVSYTAYMKILFGDNRVKEATDVYREMIQCGCSPTCHTYTVLMDYLIGSGKCKEALDIFGKMQDAGVQPDKAACNILVQKLCKAGDTWTLNHILLFMKENRLALRYPVFLEAVGTFKIVGESDSLLRQVHPHFFVDSGNQEASEFRTPAADALVTIDEGLVLILLNKENLVAIDRLLAGNGEKKIRLDSAITSTIIEVNCGHCRLDGALLAFEYSMKMGIILERNAYLALVGALIRSKSFPKVVEIVVEMIRAGYSLGIYFSALLIHRLGRARRTPCAAKIFNLLPDDHRCTATYTALIGAYFSAGSADKGLQIFEAMRGEGFRPFLGTYNVLLAGLQKCGRVREAEMYRKEKKSLQADGEFQDAVPVEQKICDFLFAGDVVS; the protein is encoded by the exons ATGCGCAGTTTCTACAACCTCCATGGATTTCTCAAGCGCCTTGCAGCTTGCACTGCCGTCCACGATCACCAATGTCCAAAATTTTCCACCAAATCCATCCATTTCCTCAAACCCCACAAACCCAACAATCGAATTCCCAGAAAGAACACAAAAAACCATCCCAAATCCACTTCAAAGCAACAACCTTTGGACCCGAAGACTTACATGCGAGAAACAATCACAAACATATACAAAATCCTCAAATATTCGACATGGGATTCCGCTAAAGAACAACTGCAGAACCTTTCCATAAGATGGGACTCTTACACTGTGAGCCAGGTGCTCAAAACCCACCCTCCGATGGAAAAATCGTGGCTTTTTTTCAACTGGGTTGCTGGGTTTAAAGGGTTTAAGCACGACCAGTTCACCTACACGACAATGCTGGACATTTTCGGAGAAGCCAGGAGGGTTTCGTCAATGACCCATGTTTTCAAGCAAATGCAGGAAAAGGGGATCAAGATTGATGCCGTTACTTACACTTCTCTGATGCATTGGCTCTCGAATGCCGGAGATGTCGATGGAGCTGTGCAGACTTGGGAGGAGATGAGAGCTCAGGGATGTGCTCCCACTGTTGTTTCTTACACTGCTTATATGAAGATTTTGTTTGGTGATAACAGAGTGAAGGAGGCTACTGACGTATACAGGGAAATGATTCAGTGTGGATGTTCTCCAACTTGTCATACTTACACTGTTTTGATGGACTACCTGATTGGGTCTG GCAAATGCAAAGAGGCACTTGACATTTTCGGCAAAATGCAAGACGCTGGAGTACAACCTGATAAAGCGGCTTGCAATATTTTAGTTCAGAAATTGTGCAAAGCGGGAGACACATGGACACTGAACCATATACTTTTGTTTATGAAAGAGAATCGCCTTGCCCTTCGTTACCCTGTATTTCTAGAGGCAGTTGGAACTTTCAAAATTGTTGGCGAGAGTGATTCCCTGCTCAGGCAAGTTCATCCTCACTTTTTCGTTGACTCTGGCAATCAGGAGGCAAGTGAGTTTAGAACACCTGCCGCTGATGCTCTTGTGACAATTGATGAAGGGCTTGTACTGATTCTTTTGAATAAGGAAAATCTTGTTGCCATAGACCGCTTACTTGCTGGAAATGGAGAAAAGAAAATACGATTGGATTCTGCTATCACCTCAACCATCATTGAGGTAAATTGTGGACATTGCAGACTTGATGGTGCTTTATTGGCTTTCGAATATAGTATGAAAATGGGTATAATCCTTGAGAGGAATGCATATCTTGCTTTGGTAGGAGCTTTGATCAGATCAAAGTCATTTCCAAAAGTCGTGGAGATTGTTGTGGAGATGATTAGGGCTGGATATTCTCTCGGAATATACTTTAGTGCACTTCTGATACATAGGCTTGGGCGTGCTAGAAGGACACCTTGTGCTGCAAAAATCTTTAATTTACTACCTGATGATCACAGGTGCACTGCAACTTACACTGCCTTGATTGGGGCTTACTTCTCTGCTGGGAGTGCTGATAAAGGACTTCAAATTTTTGAAGCAATGCGAGGAGAGGGATTCCGTCCTTTCTTGGGCACATACAATGTGTTGTTAGCAGGTCTCCAAAAATGTGGTAGAGTTCGTGAAGCTGAAATGTATAGGAAGGAAAAGAAGAGTCTGCAGGCTGATGGCGAGTTTCAGGATGCTGTACCCGTTGAGCAAAAGATTTGTGACTTTCTGTTTGCTGGGGATGTTGTCTCTTGA